In the genome of Acidimicrobiia bacterium, one region contains:
- a CDS encoding glycosyltransferase family 4 protein: MPGRVLIVVQNLPVPFDRRVWLESQTLKDAGIEVHVVCPKGPGDPTHEVVDGIALHKYRPPPAGSGIAGYIVEYTWSFVMTAWLTAREFRGGRFDVLQSCNPPDIFWPLGLLFRTLTGCRYVYDQHDLCPELYESRFPDGSAVAARVLRLLERLNYRTADHVIATNNSYRKVALERGGKAPDSVTVVRTGPDAERLRRVTPDPARRRDHRYLVAYIGVMGPQDGVDNILRAAHEIVHGHGRHDIAFTIMGGGDCFESLVTLRDELGLRDHVELTGRVPDDVVARVLSTADLGLSPDPRNPLNDVSTMNKTMEYMAFELPVVAFDLIETRVSGGPAAVYVEPNRIDGFAQAILDLLADEPRRQWMGALGRRRIEDELAWSHQGASYLSVYERMFGLAPRREERAAALAAGD, translated from the coding sequence GTGCCCGGTCGGGTCCTCATCGTCGTGCAGAACCTGCCGGTGCCCTTCGACCGGCGGGTCTGGCTCGAGAGCCAGACGCTCAAGGACGCCGGCATCGAGGTCCACGTCGTGTGCCCGAAGGGGCCCGGGGACCCGACGCACGAGGTCGTCGACGGCATCGCGCTGCACAAGTACCGGCCCCCGCCCGCGGGGTCGGGCATCGCGGGCTACATCGTGGAGTACACGTGGTCGTTCGTGATGACCGCGTGGCTGACGGCGCGGGAGTTCCGCGGCGGCCGCTTCGACGTGCTCCAGTCGTGCAACCCGCCCGACATCTTCTGGCCGCTTGGTCTTTTGTTCCGCACGCTCACCGGCTGTCGGTACGTGTACGACCAGCACGACCTCTGCCCCGAGCTGTACGAGTCGCGTTTCCCCGACGGCTCGGCGGTCGCCGCGCGCGTGCTCCGGCTGCTCGAACGGCTCAACTACCGCACCGCTGACCACGTCATCGCGACGAACAACTCGTACCGGAAGGTCGCGCTCGAGCGGGGCGGGAAGGCGCCCGACAGCGTGACGGTCGTCCGCACCGGGCCGGACGCCGAGCGGCTGCGGCGGGTGACGCCCGATCCCGCCCGCCGGCGCGACCACCGATACCTCGTCGCCTACATCGGAGTGATGGGACCGCAGGACGGCGTCGACAACATCCTGCGCGCCGCGCACGAGATCGTGCACGGCCACGGCCGCCACGACATCGCGTTCACGATCATGGGCGGCGGTGACTGCTTCGAGTCGCTCGTGACCCTGCGCGACGAGCTGGGCCTGCGCGATCACGTCGAGCTCACGGGCCGCGTGCCCGACGACGTCGTCGCGCGCGTGCTCTCGACCGCCGACCTCGGGCTCTCCCCCGACCCGCGCAACCCGCTCAACGACGTCTCCACGATGAACAAGACGATGGAGTACATGGCGTTCGAGCTGCCGGTCGTCGCGTTCGACCTGATCGAGACGCGCGTGTCGGGCGGACCGGCCGCGGTGTACGTCGAGCCGAACCGCATCGACGGGTTCGCGCAGGCGATCCTCGACCTCCTCGCCGACGAGCCCCGGCGCCAGTGGATGGGCGCGCTCGGCCGGCGCCGCATCGAGGACGAGCTCGCGTGGTCGCATCAGGGTGCGAGCTACCTGTCGGTGTACGAGCGCATGTTCGGGCTCGCGCCGAGGCGCGAGGAACGCGCCGCCGCGCTCGCGGCCGGGGACTGA
- a CDS encoding phosphatase PAP2 family protein, which yields MKRAGVRDPRARETAVRAAFGLVAIALLGVGLGRLVTGPLAHVVARDLDAPARRFSVAHGGPPWHRLLSDVSDLGTATVTGVLAVVGGALVAVRRRAPVLVAQAVAAFAGAALLTVTVKIGVHRYPASGVVPDLTSGTFPSGHALFAATVYGTFAVFVARSAARVVVRVTGAAAFVVLALLVGWTRVYLLDHYLSDVVGSVVLGALWVAVVATAADHISRAHGDEHIL from the coding sequence GTGAAGCGGGCCGGAGTCCGCGACCCCCGAGCGCGCGAGACCGCCGTTCGCGCCGCGTTCGGGCTCGTCGCGATCGCGCTGCTCGGTGTCGGGCTCGGGCGGCTCGTGACCGGACCGCTCGCGCACGTCGTCGCGCGTGATCTCGACGCGCCCGCACGCCGGTTCTCGGTCGCACACGGCGGACCGCCCTGGCATCGCCTGCTCTCCGACGTCAGCGACCTCGGGACCGCGACGGTCACGGGCGTTCTCGCGGTCGTCGGGGGCGCGCTCGTCGCGGTGCGCCGCCGAGCTCCGGTCCTGGTCGCGCAGGCCGTCGCCGCGTTCGCGGGTGCCGCGCTGCTCACGGTGACGGTGAAGATCGGCGTACACCGCTACCCGGCCTCGGGCGTGGTGCCCGACCTCACGTCCGGGACCTTCCCGTCCGGCCACGCACTCTTCGCCGCGACCGTCTACGGCACCTTCGCGGTCTTCGTCGCGCGGTCCGCGGCGCGAGTGGTCGTCCGCGTGACCGGTGCGGCCGCGTTCGTCGTGCTCGCACTCCTCGTCGGTTGGACGCGCGTGTACCTGCTCGATCACTACCTCAGCGATGTGGTCGGCAGTGTCGTGCTGGGCGCGCTCTGGGTGGCCGTGGTCGCGACCGCCGCCGACCACATCTCGCGAGCGCACGGAGACGAGCACATTCTCTGA
- a CDS encoding amidohydrolase family protein → MEDGARGDNGPYRRGTLLRRALPLLRWGRAQLRPVPRLDRFEPRSMLRHAPHLVDRACVPAIDAHAHLGRWLTSDSSWIAPDVGALLGLMDECNLEAVVNLDGRWDRELDENLERYDHAHPGRFFTFCHLDWSQLDVPGGTDALVRSLERSAARGARGLKVWKDLGLSVRVGGRLVRSDDPLLAPIWDAAGSLGLPVVVHTADPAAFFEPVNRFNERVEELRRHPSVSQASVGPDGFRRLLDAFEATVAAHPATTFVGAHVGGFPEDLSWVDALLRYPNVAIDVSARIAELGRQPRAAAALIERHADRILFGTDLLPIDAARYRVYFRALETLDEHFPYSADGVPPHGRWAISGLGLPRAVLEQVYAGNARRLLHL, encoded by the coding sequence GTGGAAGACGGGGCGCGCGGTGACAACGGGCCGTATCGGCGCGGAACGTTGCTGCGGCGCGCGCTGCCGCTGCTGCGATGGGGACGCGCGCAACTGCGACCGGTCCCGCGCCTCGACCGGTTCGAGCCGCGGTCGATGCTTCGGCACGCGCCACACCTCGTCGATCGCGCCTGCGTTCCCGCGATCGACGCGCACGCGCACCTCGGACGGTGGCTGACGTCCGACTCGAGCTGGATCGCGCCCGATGTCGGAGCCCTGCTCGGGCTCATGGACGAGTGCAACCTCGAAGCGGTGGTGAACCTCGACGGGCGCTGGGACCGGGAGCTCGACGAGAACCTCGAGCGGTACGACCACGCGCACCCCGGCCGGTTCTTCACCTTCTGCCATCTCGACTGGTCGCAGCTCGACGTGCCGGGCGGCACCGACGCGCTCGTGCGCTCGCTCGAACGCTCGGCGGCACGCGGCGCGCGCGGGCTGAAGGTCTGGAAGGACCTGGGTCTGAGCGTGCGCGTCGGCGGCCGCTTGGTGCGGAGCGACGATCCCCTGCTCGCGCCGATCTGGGACGCCGCGGGATCGCTCGGCCTGCCGGTCGTCGTCCACACCGCGGATCCGGCCGCGTTCTTCGAGCCGGTGAACCGCTTCAACGAACGGGTCGAAGAGCTGCGACGGCACCCGAGCGTGTCGCAGGCGAGCGTCGGGCCCGACGGCTTCCGGCGGCTGCTCGACGCCTTCGAGGCCACCGTCGCCGCGCACCCCGCGACCACGTTCGTCGGCGCCCACGTCGGCGGGTTCCCCGAGGACCTGAGCTGGGTCGACGCGCTGCTGCGCTACCCGAACGTGGCGATCGACGTGTCGGCGCGGATCGCGGAGCTCGGCCGTCAGCCCCGAGCCGCGGCCGCGCTCATCGAGCGCCACGCCGACCGGATTCTCTTCGGCACCGACCTCCTTCCCATCGACGCAGCGCGGTACCGCGTCTACTTCCGCGCGCTCGAGACCCTCGACGAGCACTTCCCGTACTCGGCGGACGGCGTTCCCCCGCACGGCCGGTGGGCGATCTCCGGGCTCGGACTCCCCCGCGCCGTGCTCGAGCAGGTGTACGCCGGCAACGCGCGGCGCCTCCTGCACCTGTGA
- a CDS encoding nucleotide sugar dehydrogenase — protein sequence MRVAVFGLGYAGTVSAACLASADHDVWGVDVDEEKVKVVAAGSSPVVEPGLDELVRTVVDAGRLHATTDSVEALDGADMAIICVGTPSTAHGRVDLSQVERAAREVADASERAAPPASGVRSVVMRSTVPVGTVDDVIAPILATVQPRGWRFGVAMCPEFLRESSGIADFFDPPFVVIGTSDGETAAALADLFAFLGREVRVVGTREAEALKYVCNAFHATKVSFTNELARLMRSQGVDSRTVMDLFCEDTRLNLSDRYLRPGFAFGGSCLPKDLRALLHAARTHNVDLPLMSGALQSNELTVSDVVDRTIATHGRDIALIGLSFKPETDDLRESPNVELAETLLGKGFRLRIYDPIVNPARLVGANRTYVESKLPHLCRLLADSAKEALADVDVAIVSSTDRDAIEALLENPPPVLIDLSGRLSREVETVPGYVGIGW from the coding sequence ATGAGGGTGGCGGTCTTCGGTCTCGGGTACGCCGGGACGGTCTCGGCCGCGTGCCTCGCGAGCGCTGACCACGACGTCTGGGGAGTCGACGTCGACGAAGAGAAGGTCAAGGTCGTCGCCGCGGGCTCGAGCCCCGTCGTCGAGCCCGGCCTCGACGAGCTGGTGCGCACCGTCGTGGACGCGGGCCGGTTGCACGCGACGACCGATTCCGTCGAGGCGCTCGATGGCGCCGACATGGCCATCATCTGCGTCGGCACGCCGTCGACCGCGCACGGCCGGGTCGACCTCTCGCAAGTGGAGCGCGCGGCCCGCGAGGTCGCCGACGCTTCGGAGCGCGCCGCGCCGCCGGCGTCGGGTGTCCGCAGCGTCGTGATGCGCAGCACGGTTCCGGTCGGCACCGTCGACGACGTCATCGCACCGATCCTCGCGACCGTGCAGCCGCGCGGCTGGCGCTTCGGTGTGGCGATGTGCCCTGAGTTCCTCCGCGAGAGCTCGGGCATCGCCGACTTCTTCGATCCCCCGTTCGTCGTGATCGGCACCTCCGACGGCGAGACCGCGGCCGCGCTCGCCGACCTCTTCGCGTTCCTCGGACGCGAGGTGCGCGTCGTCGGGACGCGTGAGGCCGAGGCACTGAAGTACGTGTGCAACGCGTTCCACGCGACGAAGGTCTCGTTCACGAACGAGCTCGCGCGACTCATGCGCAGTCAGGGCGTGGATTCGCGCACCGTGATGGACCTCTTCTGCGAGGACACGCGGCTCAACCTGTCGGACCGTTACCTCCGCCCCGGTTTCGCGTTCGGCGGATCGTGCCTGCCCAAGGACCTGCGCGCGCTGCTCCACGCGGCGCGCACGCACAACGTGGATCTTCCGCTGATGTCGGGCGCGCTCCAGTCGAACGAGCTCACCGTCAGCGACGTCGTCGACCGCACGATCGCGACCCACGGCCGCGACATCGCGCTGATCGGACTCAGCTTCAAGCCCGAGACCGACGACCTGCGCGAGAGCCCCAACGTCGAGCTCGCCGAGACCTTGCTCGGCAAGGGTTTCCGGCTCCGCATCTACGACCCGATCGTGAACCCGGCGCGGCTCGTCGGCGCGAACCGCACGTATGTCGAGTCGAAGCTGCCGCACCTGTGCCGCCTGCTCGCCGACAGCGCGAAGGAGGCGCTCGCCGACGTCGACGTCGCGATCGTCTCCTCGACCGACCGCGACGCGATCGAGGCGTTGCTCGAGAACCCGCCGCCCGTCCTCATCGACCTCAGCGGTCGCCTGAGTCGCGAGGTCGAGACGGTTCCCGGCTACGTGGGCATCGGGTGGTGA
- a CDS encoding sigma-70 family RNA polymerase sigma factor, with the protein MERVEFEVHQPRAGTGDLVRAAAAGDAHAWNELVARYGGMVWTVARRHRLSAADAADVSQTTWLRLVEHLDRIQHPERVGGWLATTARREALRVVRQSRRQVSTDDDNVLDLTLFDEASPDVIVTTRSRDEELWRAFATLPVRCQLILQLLGGDEPLSYAELADVMEMPVGSIGPTRARCLEQLGRRVANRGISSA; encoded by the coding sequence ATGGAGCGCGTCGAATTCGAGGTTCACCAGCCGCGGGCTGGTACGGGCGATCTCGTGCGTGCCGCCGCGGCCGGAGACGCGCACGCGTGGAACGAGCTCGTCGCGCGCTATGGCGGAATGGTGTGGACGGTCGCGCGCCGGCATCGGCTGAGCGCGGCCGACGCGGCCGACGTCTCGCAGACCACGTGGCTGCGCCTCGTCGAGCACCTGGACCGCATCCAGCATCCCGAACGGGTCGGTGGATGGCTCGCGACGACGGCCCGCCGCGAGGCGCTGCGCGTGGTGCGCCAGTCGCGCCGCCAGGTCAGCACCGACGACGACAACGTGCTCGATCTCACGCTCTTCGACGAGGCCTCACCCGACGTGATCGTCACGACCCGCAGTCGGGACGAGGAGCTCTGGCGGGCCTTCGCGACCCTGCCGGTCCGGTGCCAGCTGATCCTGCAGCTGCTCGGCGGCGACGAGCCGTTGAGCTACGCGGAGCTCGCCGACGTGATGGAGATGCCCGTCGGCAGCATCGGGCCGACACGGGCGCGCTGCCTGGAGCAACTGGGGCGCCGCGTCGCGAATCGAGGTATCTCGTCCGCCTGA